A genomic stretch from Selenihalanaerobacter shriftii includes:
- a CDS encoding phosphoadenosine phosphosulfate reductase family protein, with protein MKILKLERKALNLIRNLFLEYNKIVVICSWGKDSLTVLHLVKRVADKLDKKFDVLWNNTLLHYPDIYKVKDELEDKWDLNIIETRPANIDNGEVEIKNPNYWNIVDHYGFPGLDGSDRSKRANSVCCYYLKKKPTKSVIKKNNWDLMFDGLTAFESDRRYMNIREYSLKHKHKGYGLVKCHPIGWWRVKDVWDYIEKYDIRYPQVYDNEVQNYTKYGYTESICGHLVDRSIRSGCWACTLPISHTPGKLRQLRIYYPKMHEYLMKKAGLAKEIAKRKLSSKGDSINERFTDDIRDYWLERRPCFFDQV; from the coding sequence ATGAAAATATTAAAATTAGAAAGAAAAGCACTGAATTTAATAAGAAATTTATTCTTAGAATATAATAAAATAGTAGTGATTTGTAGTTGGGGAAAAGACTCGCTAACAGTTTTACATTTAGTTAAAAGAGTAGCCGATAAATTAGATAAAAAGTTTGATGTATTATGGAATAACACATTACTTCATTATCCAGATATTTATAAAGTAAAAGATGAATTAGAAGATAAATGGGATTTAAATATTATTGAAACAAGGCCTGCTAATATAGATAATGGAGAAGTAGAGATTAAAAATCCAAATTATTGGAATATAGTTGATCATTACGGTTTTCCAGGACTAGATGGCTCGGATAGAAGTAAACGAGCTAATAGTGTTTGTTGTTACTATCTTAAGAAAAAACCAACTAAAAGTGTAATTAAGAAAAATAATTGGGATTTAATGTTTGATGGATTAACAGCATTTGAAAGTGACAGAAGGTATATGAATATTAGAGAATACTCTTTAAAACATAAGCATAAAGGATATGGTTTAGTTAAATGTCATCCAATAGGATGGTGGAGGGTTAAAGATGTATGGGATTATATTGAAAAATATGACATTAGATATCCTCAAGTTTATGATAATGAAGTGCAAAACTACACTAAATATGGATATACAGAATCTATATGTGGTCATCTAGTAGATAGGAGCATAAGAAGTGGCTGTTGGGCTTGTACTTTACCTATTTCTCATACACCTGGTAAGCTAAGGCAGTTAAGAATTTATTATCCTAAAATGCACGAATATTTAATGAAAAAAGCTGGATTAGCAAAGGAAATAGCTAAAAGGAAATTAAGTAGTAAGGGAGATTCAATTAATGAGCGTTTTACAGATGATATAAGAGATTATTGGCTAGAAAGAAGGCCTTGTTTTTTTGATCAGGTGTAA
- a CDS encoding phosphoadenosine phosphosulfate reductase domain-containing protein codes for MQIFWCKNCEVPILYTANKNNNKVKFNPYFDLEDEGVEEVLEQGNPRDYSKLLDLKSIVNQAIKNKRSKDSIEEIFNRIQNKIYGEKCPQYIKEIAIKYADYKMHDLQNFEEDSKEHTCPECGTKVHYISKDIRPVFMEERIMLSILLEEDLTEENIWNGAGNRYIINGESSDIVISELYEVDNLDEKIIKIQKRVKGSNKKIDFSKFIEVNKDHFNYIDKNAIDFIKRVKKVFKQRLSLVSFSGGKDSTVVSDLVTRALNTQDVLHVFGDTTLEFPYTYEYVQRLKERPKRPPFLPVDTSNQDFMELSNQFGPPTRVMRWCCTIFKTGPIGKLFRQIAGQQKILTFYGVRRSESISRSNYDKITESPKISKQLVISPIVDWHDADVWLYLLTRGIDFNYAYRLGFARVGCWCCPNNSKWSEFLCKIFMEERSREWRDFLIEFSKKIGKPDPEVYVDTGKWKARQGGAGVNTGNIKLEAKPCGLGDNAKNYDLKRPINEGLYEFFKPFGIINKELGDEMLGEVYILDYKTKEPRFKLQGNLGKKQLKVQVLQDKYVTLLFQRIECQLRKYQFCVNCSACANVCAYDAIDLKDGYQIDETNCVRCMECIAHFNRGCLITKTMKIKGQ; via the coding sequence ATGCAGATATTTTGGTGTAAGAATTGTGAGGTTCCAATCTTATATACAGCAAATAAAAATAATAATAAAGTTAAGTTTAATCCTTATTTTGATTTAGAAGATGAAGGAGTTGAAGAAGTTTTAGAACAAGGTAATCCAAGAGACTATTCTAAATTGCTTGATTTGAAATCAATTGTCAATCAAGCTATCAAGAACAAACGTAGTAAGGATTCTATTGAAGAAATCTTTAACCGAATTCAAAATAAAATCTATGGTGAGAAATGCCCTCAGTATATTAAAGAAATAGCTATTAAATATGCTGATTATAAAATGCATGATTTACAGAATTTTGAAGAGGATTCAAAGGAACATACATGTCCTGAATGTGGTACTAAAGTTCATTATATAAGTAAAGATATTAGACCAGTATTTATGGAAGAACGGATCATGCTCAGTATTCTTTTAGAAGAAGATTTGACAGAAGAAAATATTTGGAACGGGGCTGGTAATCGATATATTATTAACGGTGAGTCTAGTGATATAGTAATAAGTGAGTTATATGAGGTAGATAATTTAGATGAGAAGATTATTAAAATTCAAAAAAGAGTTAAAGGTAGTAATAAAAAAATAGATTTTTCTAAATTTATTGAAGTTAATAAAGATCATTTTAATTACATAGATAAGAATGCTATTGACTTTATTAAAAGAGTAAAGAAAGTTTTTAAGCAAAGGTTAAGCCTAGTATCCTTTAGTGGTGGAAAAGACTCCACAGTAGTTTCTGATCTTGTAACTAGAGCATTAAATACTCAAGATGTTTTACATGTTTTTGGTGACACAACACTAGAGTTTCCTTATACCTATGAATATGTACAGCGGCTAAAGGAGCGACCTAAACGTCCTCCTTTTCTTCCTGTAGACACTTCAAATCAGGACTTTATGGAATTATCTAATCAATTTGGACCACCAACTCGAGTGATGCGGTGGTGCTGTACTATTTTTAAGACTGGTCCAATCGGTAAGTTATTTAGACAGATTGCTGGGCAGCAAAAAATTCTTACTTTCTATGGGGTAAGGCGTTCAGAATCAATAAGTCGAAGTAATTATGATAAGATTACAGAAAGTCCGAAAATTTCTAAACAATTAGTGATTTCACCAATTGTTGATTGGCATGATGCGGATGTTTGGCTTTATCTTTTAACAAGAGGAATAGACTTTAATTATGCTTATCGCTTAGGCTTTGCTCGGGTAGGTTGTTGGTGTTGTCCTAATAATTCTAAGTGGTCTGAATTCTTGTGTAAGATATTTATGGAAGAACGTTCTAGGGAGTGGCGTGATTTCTTAATTGAATTTTCAAAAAAGATAGGTAAACCTGATCCAGAGGTATATGTAGATACAGGAAAGTGGAAAGCTAGACAAGGTGGTGCTGGTGTAAATACAGGAAATATTAAATTAGAAGCTAAACCTTGTGGTTTAGGAGATAATGCTAAGAATTATGATCTAAAACGTCCTATTAATGAAGGATTATATGAATTCTTTAAACCATTTGGTATTATTAATAAAGAACTCGGTGATGAAATGTTAGGTGAGGTATATATATTAGATTATAAAACTAAGGAGCCCCGTTTTAAATTACAGGGTAATCTAGGAAAAAAGCAGCTTAAGGTACAAGTTTTACAAGATAAATATGTTACATTATTATTTCAACGTATAGAATGTCAATTAAGGAAGTATCAATTTTGTGTTAATTGTTCTGCTTGTGCTAATGTTTGTGCATATGATGCAATAGATTTAAAAGATGGTTATCAAATTGATGAAACAAATTGTGTTAGGTGTATGGAGTGTATCGCTCATTTTAATCGTGGGTGTTTAATTACTAAAACGATGAAGATAAAGGGACAGTAA
- a CDS encoding DUF262 domain-containing protein — protein sequence MGYSSVSIELVDIFKNLNEKKLLLPNFQREFVWGKSDQKALLASFFVGLPIGSFLFLEGPKDEYPSKELGKKKGIIDYEEIKPRYVEFLLDGQQRITTLKSIFTDIFENNENINDFKTEHTNTFGKIRRRWFIKIEDEDAEEFFNFEDLKFDEYKYKYTEPQDIEEMFTYEKVNRTKSKDKWYNPLYKLENNLSKEEYRERVIGNAVKEKRIPLFFLTETYSEKIYQTEINYRDTVIYKILQKIAINKHGTDPEVYPKVIDWTKDVYDYLKGRFAQDLHIIKVPSEEKGRAIPIFENINSGGTALDTFDLIVAKAADKSTDGHRIYNDEKESLRNAIRSKLKNEIKKANYEAFKTNDMMSLPENWTPTLVYFDTSKDMYKKFKDQYLNLLSVVSYLEDYANVENIKGDFFKKDKILDLKAQQINNNTFEVLEALINTGMFLQFRCGITSINDLSYKLMLLPIAYVMLDHGVSIYKEEEKLNLLEIWYWYSLFSGTYRDNKNKRCLEDIELLYEVIINDNTQKLEDFMEEYRGRFLNFTDYSDKNTLINNDDVPNAIKNTIRQYLLSRCPNDLLENNKRISAWKISKNDIDVEFHHIIPLGSDLINKVKESETKLRDKKDHILNSPLNLTPILKGTNKSISSMAINNYLDKVSGLSKERHCLPNERIADEYVANEIFYKEFLAERFKQIKRKIRVEFENLSSNTNININF from the coding sequence ATGGGGTATTCTAGTGTATCTATAGAATTAGTAGATATATTTAAAAATCTTAATGAAAAGAAATTATTATTACCTAATTTTCAAAGAGAATTTGTATGGGGAAAGAGTGATCAAAAAGCTTTATTAGCATCATTTTTTGTAGGTTTGCCGATTGGAAGTTTTTTATTTTTAGAAGGTCCTAAAGATGAATATCCATCTAAAGAACTAGGAAAGAAAAAAGGGATTATTGATTATGAAGAAATTAAACCAAGATACGTAGAATTTCTATTAGATGGTCAACAAAGAATAACGACTTTAAAATCAATATTTACGGATATTTTCGAAAATAATGAGAATATAAATGATTTTAAAACTGAACATACGAATACCTTTGGAAAGATAAGAAGGCGATGGTTTATTAAAATCGAAGATGAGGATGCAGAAGAATTTTTTAATTTTGAAGATCTTAAATTTGATGAATATAAGTATAAATATACTGAACCTCAAGATATTGAGGAAATGTTTACATATGAAAAGGTCAATAGAACTAAAAGTAAAGATAAATGGTATAATCCACTTTATAAACTGGAGAATAATTTATCTAAAGAAGAGTATAGGGAAAGAGTAATAGGAAATGCCGTTAAAGAAAAAAGAATTCCTTTATTCTTTCTAACAGAGACATATAGTGAAAAGATTTATCAAACAGAAATAAATTATAGAGATACAGTTATTTATAAGATCTTGCAAAAAATCGCTATTAACAAACATGGAACTGATCCAGAAGTATATCCAAAAGTGATTGATTGGACTAAAGATGTATATGATTATTTAAAAGGGCGATTTGCACAGGATTTACATATTATTAAGGTTCCTTCTGAAGAAAAAGGAAGAGCTATTCCTATTTTTGAGAATATAAATTCTGGAGGAACTGCGTTAGATACTTTTGATTTAATAGTAGCAAAGGCTGCAGATAAATCTACAGATGGTCATAGAATATATAATGATGAAAAAGAGTCACTTAGAAATGCAATTAGAAGTAAATTGAAAAATGAGATAAAAAAAGCAAATTATGAAGCTTTCAAAACAAATGATATGATGAGTTTGCCAGAAAATTGGACGCCTACATTGGTATACTTTGATACTAGCAAAGATATGTATAAAAAGTTTAAAGATCAGTATTTGAATTTATTATCAGTAGTTTCTTATTTAGAGGATTATGCAAATGTAGAGAATATTAAGGGAGATTTCTTTAAAAAGGATAAAATATTAGATTTGAAAGCTCAACAGATTAATAATAATACTTTTGAGGTTTTAGAGGCATTAATTAATACAGGGATGTTTTTACAGTTTAGATGTGGAATTACAAGTATAAATGATTTATCTTATAAACTAATGTTATTACCTATTGCTTATGTAATGTTAGACCATGGAGTTTCCATTTATAAAGAGGAAGAGAAATTAAATTTATTAGAAATTTGGTATTGGTATTCTTTATTCAGCGGAACATATAGGGATAATAAAAATAAACGTTGCTTAGAAGATATAGAATTATTGTATGAAGTTATCATTAACGATAATACTCAAAAACTTGAAGATTTTATGGAAGAATATAGAGGTAGGTTTTTAAACTTTACTGATTACTCAGATAAGAACACCTTAATTAATAATGATGATGTTCCAAATGCTATCAAAAATACAATTCGTCAATACTTATTAAGCAGATGTCCTAATGATCTTTTAGAGAATAACAAACGAATTTCTGCTTGGAAGATTTCTAAGAATGATATAGATGTAGAATTTCATCATATAATTCCATTAGGTTCAGATTTAATAAATAAGGTAAAAGAATCAGAAACAAAGTTAAGAGATAAAAAAGATCATATATTGAATAGTCCATTAAATTTAACTCCTATATTAAAGGGTACTAATAAAAGTATTTCAAGTATGGCTATTAATAATTATTTAGATAAAGTATCTGGATTATCTAAAGAAAGACATTGTTTACCAAATGAAAGGATAGCAGATGAATATGTAGCTAATGAAATATTCTATAAAGAATTTTTAGCAGAAAGATTTAAACAGATAAAAAGAAAGATTAGAGTAGAGTTTGAAAATTTATCATCAAATACTAACATTAATATTAATTTTTAA